Proteins from a genomic interval of Mustela lutreola isolate mMusLut2 chromosome 4, mMusLut2.pri, whole genome shotgun sequence:
- the SAMD9L gene encoding sterile alpha motif domain-containing protein 9-like, with amino-acid sequence MSEQVNLPEIINDWTKEHVKQWVTKDLKIDEKYGQILLTEEITGLVLQELTENDLREMGLPRGPALLIKRTYDRLTNSSSESNNQDSGQLDHTKLFKKEHPKKLQKMKKEEEKSVLPNTDHDLRETRDTKEQESILMKEDSLSEGVTTEDRSEDKLQTIHLTCMPYPFDQFHNSQRYIEHRILQPETGPLNLIDPIHEFKALTNTEAATEKDIKMKFSNEVFRFASACMNSRTNGTIHFGVKNTPHGQIVGVKVTDKDAFIDHFNIMIRQYFEGNEVNEAKKCIREPRFVEVLLQNNTPSDRFVIEVDVIPKHSVCEEKYFLIRMQNCKNETWKPNQDLSLFVRDGPSSKDILANVKQRDRVYKEFLQNLKSVVASRKEAEEEYEVKANKKESEGQKLVKLLIGNRDSLDNSYYSWYILVTNKCHPNETKNLDFLKEMKLFAVLEFDPESLSKGVVKAYKKGRVANLHFPNQFEEKTSNIREKISSLNLYDQPSWIFCNGRSDLKNESYKPLEPHLWFRDRASEVRKLILFLTDENIMARGKFLVVFLLFSPVESPGDPLIETFWAFYQVLKGMENILCICVNSQIYQRWKDLLQTRLTTEEELTNHSISTLNLEIINSTILKLKPVTQSSRRFLPSHGFSSIILEKKEEDILTALEILCENECKDTDIEKDKSKFQEFKTSKEEHFYRGGKVSWWNFYFSSQNYSSAFVKRDSYEKLKDLIQCWADSPKPVFAKLINLYHHPGCGGTTLAMNILWDLKKNFRCAVLKNKTTDFGEIVEQVTKLITYKATSHKDYFPVLLLVDDFEDQENVYILQNAIDSILADKGLRYEKTLVIILNCMRSQNPDETAKLADSVALTYQLSPKEQRAFEAKLEEIEKEHKNCENFYSFMILKKSFNEMYIEKVVRNILKGQNVDSKEGQLISFLALLNSYVTDSTISVSQCEIFLGIRHTSTPWEPESLEDKMGAYSTLLINTEVADFGRYTGVRIIHPLIAISCLKELEKSYNLNTCQIALKILKQDLFYTCGIGREKFQHDVQTLLLTRQRKEYGDETDTLFAPLIEALENEEIEKVLVAGTVRFPQNAFICQALARYFYIKEKNFSIALDWANQAKKGAPKNSYISDTLGQVYKSRIRWWLDEKKNAKDITVNDLIFLLEAAENASKAFKKSQEQAERKACEMEAWTRQKLQRKYDTYNTAGFVGEIEVGLYTIQILQLTPCFLRENGLSKTALVDFLSGKGMNPTNPKCEYYLALRKFTSYLENLQSDLKRCFDFLADYSVLLKMRNTQKETGEISLNKKITRSFRKYGELFCCLDLGLLQDKENQLYQEETCRKGLEALRADRFSGLLEYLHPNRKDAATNMESIVSKYSSLLQQNPNKQLKKEKLNFILANIILNCLKPHSKFIQPLSILKRQLREVLQSIGPSHQYPDPFFLACLLFWPESQELDEDSKLMEKYVSSLNRTFRRQYRSMCRSKQASTLFYLGKRKGLHSLVCKTEIEQYFNKAQNVNSLSPSGDLWKKKEVKDLLCRLTGQAEGKLISIEYGTENKIRIPVIPVYSGPLRSGGNIERVSFYLGFSIEGPQAYDIEII; translated from the coding sequence ATGAGTGAACAAGTAAATCTACCTGAAATTATAAACGACTGGACCAAAGAGCATGTGAAACAATGGGTAACCAAAGACCTGAAGATTGATGAAAAATATGGGCAGATTCTGCTCACTGAAGAAATAACTGGATTAGTCCTGCAGGAATTAACTGAGAATGACCTTAGAGAAATGGGGCTACCACGGGGCCCAGCACTTTTGATAAAACGTACATATGACAGATTGACTAACAGTTCCTCTGAAAGTAACAATCAAGATTCTGGACAATTAGATCAtacaaaactcttcaaaaaagaACACCCAAAAAAGCTacaaaagatgaaaaaggaagaggaaaaatcagTGTTACCCAAtactgatcatgatctcagagagaCGAGAGATACCAAAGAACAAGAATCGATTCTTATGAAAGAAGATTCTTTAAGTGAAGGAGTGACCACTGAAGACCGAAGTGAGGATAAGCTACAAACAATACACTTGACTTGTATGCCATATCCTTTTGATCAGTTCCATAACAGCCAACGTTACATAGAACATAGAATTCTACAACCTGAAACTGGCCCACTCAATCTCATAGACCCAATACATGAGTTCAAAGCCCTCACAAATAcagaagcagccacagaaaaGGACATTAAGATGAAATTTAGCAATGAAGTCTTTCGATTTGCATCAGCTTGTATGAATTCACGCACCAATGGCACTATCCATTTTGGAGTCAAGAACACACCGCACGGACAAATTGTTGGTGTAAAAGTCACCGATAAGGATGCCTTCATTGACCACTTTAATATAATGATCAGACAATACTTTGAAGGAAATGAGGTCAATGAAGCCAAGAAGTGCATTCGAGAGCCAAGGTTTGTGGAAGTCCTATTGCAGAACAATACACCATCAGACAGATTTGTCATTGAAGTAGATGTTATTCCAAAACATTCTGtatgtgaagaaaaatatttcttaattaggATGCAAAATTGTAAAAATGAAACATGGAAACCAAACCAAGATCTTTCACTGTTTGTGAGAGACGGTCCCAGCTCTAAGGATATCCTGGCCAATGTCAAGCAACGAGATAGAGTTTACaaagaatttttacaaaatttgaaGTCAGTGGTAGCATCTAGAAAAGAGGCTGAAGAAGAATATGAGGTGAAGGCAAATAAGAAAGAGAGTGAAGGACAAAAGCTGGTTAAACTTCTCATAGGCAACCGAGACTCGCTGGATAATTCATACTACAGCTGGTACATTCTTGTAACAAATAAATGCCATCCAAACGAAACAAAGAACTTAGattttctaaaggaaatgaaattgttTGCTGTGCTGGAGTTTGACCCTGAATCTCTGAGCAAGGGTGTGGTCAAAGCTTACAAAAAAGGCCGAGTAGCGAATCTTCACTTTCCAAATCAGTTTGAAGAAAAGACAAGTAACATAAGAGAGAAAATTTCCAGTTTGAATCTTTATGATCAGCCCAGCTGGATCTTCTGCAATGGCAGGTCAGACTTGAAAAATGAGAGCTATAAGCCTCTAGAACCACATCTATGGTTCAGAGATAGAGCTTCTGAAGTCAGAAAGCTGATTTTATTTCTCACAGATGAAAATATAATGGCAAGGGGGAAATTTTTGGTAGTGTTTCTATTATTCTCTCCAGTGGAAAGCCCAGGAGATCCCCTCATTGAAACTTTCTGGGCTTTCTACCAAGTTCTCAAAGGAATGGAAAATATATTGTGTATCTGTGTAAACTCACAGATTTATCAACGATGGAAAGATCTGCTACAAACAAGACTGACAACAGAAGAAGAATTAACGAACCACAGTATTTCCACTTTAAATTTAGAAATCATAAACAGTACTATCCTTAAACTAAAACCAGTGACACAGTCATCAAGAAGATTTTTGCCCTCCCATGGATTTTCTTCAATTatcttagagaaaaaggaagaggataTCTTGACAGCACTGGAAATCCTCTGTGAAAATGAGTGTAAAGACACAGACATAGAGAAAGATAAATCTAAATTCCAAGAATTTAAGACATCAAAAGAAGAACACTTTTATCGAGGTGGCAAAGTATCCTGGTGgaacttctatttttcttctcaaaactaTTCTTCAGCTTTTGTCAAAAGGGATAGTTACGAAAAGCTTAAAGATCTGATACAATGCTGGGCAGACTCTCCTAAACCAGTATTTGCAAAACTTATCAATCTTTATCACCACCCAGGCTGTGGAGGTACTACCTTGGCCATGAATATTCTCTGGGACCTAAAGAAAAACTTCAGATGTgctgtgttaaaaaacaaaacaactgattTTGGAGAAATTGTAGAACAAGTGACCAAGCTGATTACCTATAAGGCAACCAGCCATAAAGATTACTTTCCTGTACTCCTCCTTGTGGATGATTTTGAAGACCAGGAAAACGTTTATATCCTGCAGAATGCCATCGATTCCATTTTAGCAGACAAGGGTTTGAGATATGAAAAAACACTGGTAATTATCTTAAACTGCATGAGATCCCAGAATCCTGATGAAACTGCGAAATTAGCAGACAGTGTTGCCCTAACCTACCAACTTTCTCCTAAGGAACAAAGAGCTTTTGAGGCCAAActggaagaaattgaaaaggaaCACAAAAACTGTGAAAACTTTTATTCCTTCATGAtcttgaaaaaaagttttaatgaaaTGTATATAGAAAAGGTAGTCCGGAATATCCTAAAAGGACAGAATGTGGACAGCAAGGAAGGACAACTCATTTCTTTCCTGGCTCTACTCAACTCTTATGTTACTGATTCTACAATCTCAGTATCACAGTGTGAAATATTTTTGGGAATCAGACACACTAGTACCCCCTGGGAACCTGAAAGCCTAGAGGACAAGATGGGAGCTTATTCTACACTTCTAATAAACACAGAAGTTGCAGATTTTGGGAGATACACAGGTGTGCGCATCATCCATCCTTTGATTGCCATCTCCTGTctgaaagaactggaaaaaagcTATAACTTGAATACATGTCAAATTGCACTAAAGATCTTAAAGCAGGATTTATTCTATACTTGTggaataggaagagaaaaatttcAACATGACGTGCAAACTCTTCTGCTAACAAGACAGCGCAAGGAGTACGGAGATGAAACAGACACCTTGTTTGCCCCATTAATAGAAGCTTTAGAGAACGAAGAAATCGAAAAGGTCTTGGTGGCTGGAACGGTTCGATTCCCACAAAATGCATTCATTTGTCAGGCCTTAGCGAGATATTTCTACATTAAAGAGAAGAATTTTAGCATTGCTCTGGATTGGGCAAACCAGGCCAAAAAGGGAGCACCTAAAAATTCCTATATCTCAGATACCCTTGGTCAAGTCTACAAAAGTCGAATCAGGTGGTGGTTGGATGAAAAGAAAAACGCCAAGGATATTACAGTTAATGATCTAATATTCCTCCTGGAAGCCGCTGAAAATGCctcaaaagcttttaaaaaatcccaagaaCAAGCCGAGAGGAAAGCCTGCGAAATGGAGGCCTGGACACGacagaaattacaaagaaaatatgaCACGTACAACACAGCCGGTTTTGTCGGTGAAATAGAAGTTGGTCTTTACACTATTCAGATTCTCCAACTCACACCCTGTTTCCTCAGAGAAAATGGATTATCTAAAACAGCTCTGGTAGACTTTTTATCAGGAAAGGGGATGAATCCCACAAATCCAAAATGTGAATATTATTTGGCTCTTCGCAAGTTCACATCTTACTTAGAAAATTTACAATCAGATTTGAAAAGGTGCTTTGACTTTCTTGCAGATTATAGTGTTCTTTTGAAAATGAGGAACACCcaaaaagaaacaggagaaatTTCATTAAACAAGAAAATCACTCGTTCTTTCAGGAAATATGGGGAACTTTTCTGCTGTTTGGATTTGGGTTTGCTACAAGACAAGGAGAATCAGTTATACCAAGAGGAGACTTGCAGGAAAGGTCTAGAAGCTTTGAGAGCAGATAGGTTTTCTGGACTCCTAGAATATCTTCATCCAAATCGCAAAGATGCTGCAACCAACATGGAAAGTATAGTGAGCAAATATTCTTCCCTACTGCAGCAAAACCCAAATAAGCAGCTGAAAAAGGAGAAACTAAATTTCATTTTAGCCAACATTATTCTCAATTGCCTAAAACCCCACTCCAAGTTCATCCAACCGCTTAGCATACTGAAAAGACAGCTCCGAGAAGTGTTGCAATCCATAGGACCAAGTCATCAATATCCAGACCCTTTTTTTTTGGCCTGCCTTCTGTTCTGGCCAGAAAGTCAAGAACTAGATGAAGATTCCAAACTCATGGAAAAGTATGTTTCTTCCTTAAACAGAACCTTCAGGAGGCAATACAGGAGCATGTGCAGGTCCAAGCAGGCAAGCACTCTGTTTTAtctgggaaagaggaaggggcTCCACAGTCTTGTTTGTAAGACTGAGATAGAGCAATACTTCAATAAAGCACAAAATGTAAATTCCCTCTCGCCAAGTGGAGacctgtggaaaaaaaaagaagtcaaagaccTTCTGTGTCGTCTAACTGGTCAAGCTGAAGGCAAGCTGATCTCTATAGAGTACGGAACAGAGAACAAAATTAGAATACCAGTGATACCTGTTTATTCAGGTCCACTCAGAAGTGGTGGGAATATAGAAAGAGTGTCCTTCTACCTGGGATTTTCCATTGAAGGCCCCCAAGCATATGACatagaaataatttaa